The proteins below come from a single Aegilops tauschii subsp. strangulata cultivar AL8/78 chromosome 6, Aet v6.0, whole genome shotgun sequence genomic window:
- the LOC109781861 gene encoding uncharacterized protein, translating into MSRTWIDHPMPSLLLLQGNIIRDQIIGKEATSHECMTLILRRLAQIERKNSTNGDDAISRKFMEPDFTTLVIRNIDPMFVVSVQTELLMEKHIDQCRMFIFHTTLQYGWCCYILDMLKKRIVVLDPQAGPFGFTTDRVKFHEQVSHAPWGILQMCRIFLLKLALHIYWMDKRVPYIDDRKNPK; encoded by the exons ATGTCTAG GACATGGATTGATCACCCAATGCCTAGTCTGTTACTATTGCAGGGGAATATTATACGTGACCAGATCATCGGCAAAGAGGCAACAAGCCATGAATGCATGACCCTTATTCTTCGCCGCTTAGCACAAATCGAGCGGAAAAACTCAACAAATGGAGATGATGCAATTTCGCGAAAGTTCATGGAACCAGACTTTACG ACACTTGTCATCCGCAACATAGACCCCATGTTTGTCGTTTCAGTCCAAACCGAACTCTTAATGGAGAAACACATCGACCAGTGCCGAATG TTCATTTTCCACACCACTCTTCAATACGGCTGGTGCTGTTATATCTTAGATATGTTGAAGAAAAGGATTGTCGTTCTCGACCCCCAAGCAGGCCCATTTGGATTTACGACCGATCGAGTCAAATTTCATGAACAAGTCAGTCATGCCCCATGGGGCATTCTTCAAATGTGTAGAATCTTTCTTCTCAAGTTGGCCCTGCACATCTACTGGATGGACAAGAGAGTTCCCTACATTGATGATCGAAAAAATCCCAAG TGA